One genomic window of Streptomyces sp. WP-1 includes the following:
- a CDS encoding RDD family protein, whose protein sequence is MSSAPPPGSGEQPPEDDPFRKPPPPNQGPGSPYDSPPPGDAGQPPPYGGQQPPPYGGQQPPPPGGPYGGGPYGGGEPPPGGGGPYGGGPHGAGGYPADPPAGMPPLADSAKRTLARIIDMILVGIVVYLLTWAFDVREYDVNGDRIDAARSLGQSVIAAVLYIAYDTFLIHRTGQTLGKKWLGMRVANLSDGATPSAQTSLLRALVLWLPFAFCCACVWTVICGGWSFFDKPYKQGLHDKAAKTVVVSTDTEQRR, encoded by the coding sequence ATGAGCAGCGCACCGCCCCCCGGCTCCGGAGAGCAGCCACCCGAGGACGACCCGTTCAGGAAGCCGCCCCCGCCGAACCAGGGGCCGGGCTCACCGTACGACTCCCCGCCCCCGGGCGACGCCGGGCAGCCACCTCCCTATGGCGGTCAGCAGCCCCCGCCCTACGGCGGCCAGCAGCCCCCACCTCCGGGCGGCCCCTACGGGGGCGGGCCCTACGGCGGCGGCGAGCCCCCACCCGGTGGCGGCGGCCCCTACGGGGGCGGCCCGCACGGCGCCGGGGGCTACCCCGCCGACCCGCCGGCCGGCATGCCCCCGCTCGCCGACAGCGCCAAGCGGACCCTCGCCCGCATCATCGACATGATCCTGGTCGGCATCGTCGTCTACCTGCTCACCTGGGCGTTCGACGTCCGCGAGTACGACGTGAACGGCGACCGGATCGACGCCGCCCGCTCCCTGGGGCAGTCCGTCATCGCCGCCGTGCTCTACATCGCCTACGACACCTTCCTCATCCACCGCACCGGCCAGACCCTCGGCAAGAAGTGGCTGGGCATGCGGGTGGCCAACCTGTCCGACGGTGCCACGCCCAGCGCGCAGACCTCACTGCTGCGCGCGCTGGTGCTGTGGCTGCCGTTCGCCTTCTGCTGCGCCTGCGTCTGGACCGTGATCTGCGGCGGCTGGAGCTTCTTCGACAAGCCCTACAAGCAGGGTCTGCACGACAAGGCCGCCAAGACGGTCGTGGTCAGCACCGACACCGAACAGCGACGCTGA
- a CDS encoding immune inhibitor A domain-containing protein, protein MTSRSWTFRAAAIGVTIAAASATFATFAVAEASTRGPSGAVHRHDPAPVQQKSHDLDGPLSKTQKAQREEALSQIIAGKASPQERGGSKVVKLKSGKGKSKYVELSREKTDKIFTILVEFGDKTDPKFGGTPGPLHNTIAAPDRKKDNSTAWQKDYNQKHFQDLYFGTGKKTESLKKYYEKQSSGRYSVDGEVSDWVKVPYNEARYGNDACGSTNCTTVWNVVSDGLNSWVAQQKAAGKSEADIKKDLAKYDQWDRYDYDGDGNFNEPDGYIDHFQLVHAGEDESAGGGAQGTDAIWAHRWYAFGTDTGSTGPDANKLGGAQIGDTGVWVGDYTIQPENGGLGVFAHEYGHDLGLPDEYDTDGGDNSTGFWTLMSSGSWLGTGKESIGNLPGDMNAWDKLQLGWLNYGTAKAGKKSSHKLGVAEYNTRNKQALVVSLPDKAVTTDITRPAQGATQWWSGSGNDLKNTLTRSVDLTGKSSATLSLDGWWAIENNYDFLYTEVSTDGGADWTALDGTADGQAIPRDGGGKPALTGSSETDKKLSYSLDAYAGQKIQLRFRYLTDGGVAENGFTADEITVTADGAALFSDDAESADNAWTSNGFSRIGASFTKDYKQYYIAENRQYVSYDTTLKTGPYNFGSKARPDWVEHYPYQNGLLIWKWDLSQADNNTNAKDHPGVGQILPVDSHPTALRWKDGTLMRNRMQAYDSPFSLYRTDGLTLHNADVATKIKSSKGVSVFNDHTSDYYDPANPAGGVKVTDTNTKISIVHEAKDGSTISVKVGPAVK, encoded by the coding sequence GTGACCAGCAGATCCTGGACGTTCAGAGCGGCCGCGATCGGTGTCACGATCGCGGCGGCCTCCGCCACGTTCGCCACCTTCGCCGTCGCGGAGGCGAGCACGCGGGGGCCGTCCGGTGCCGTGCACCGGCACGACCCGGCCCCGGTGCAGCAGAAGTCGCACGACCTCGACGGACCGCTGAGCAAGACCCAGAAGGCTCAGCGCGAAGAGGCGCTCAGTCAGATCATCGCGGGCAAGGCCAGCCCGCAGGAGCGCGGCGGCTCCAAGGTCGTCAAGCTCAAGAGCGGCAAGGGCAAGAGCAAGTACGTCGAGCTGAGCCGCGAGAAGACGGACAAGATCTTCACGATCCTGGTGGAGTTCGGGGACAAGACCGACCCCAAGTTCGGCGGCACCCCCGGCCCGCTGCACAACACGATCGCCGCGCCGGACCGCAAGAAGGACAACTCCACGGCCTGGCAGAAGGACTACAACCAAAAGCACTTCCAGGACCTCTACTTCGGCACCGGCAAGAAGACCGAGTCGCTGAAGAAGTACTACGAGAAGCAGTCCTCGGGCCGCTACTCCGTGGACGGCGAGGTCTCCGACTGGGTCAAGGTCCCCTACAACGAGGCCCGTTACGGCAACGACGCGTGCGGCTCGACCAACTGCACCACCGTCTGGAACGTGGTCAGCGACGGCCTGAACTCCTGGGTCGCCCAGCAGAAGGCGGCCGGCAAGTCCGAGGCCGACATCAAGAAGGACCTGGCCAAGTACGACCAGTGGGACCGTTACGACTACGACGGTGACGGCAACTTCAACGAGCCCGACGGCTACATAGACCACTTCCAGCTGGTGCACGCCGGTGAGGACGAGTCCGCGGGCGGCGGCGCCCAGGGCACGGACGCCATCTGGGCCCACCGCTGGTACGCCTTCGGCACCGACACCGGCTCCACCGGCCCCGACGCCAACAAGCTCGGCGGCGCGCAGATCGGCGACACCGGTGTCTGGGTCGGCGACTACACCATCCAGCCGGAGAACGGCGGACTCGGCGTCTTCGCCCACGAGTACGGCCACGACCTCGGCCTGCCGGACGAGTACGACACCGACGGCGGCGACAACTCCACCGGTTTCTGGACCCTGATGTCCTCCGGCTCCTGGCTGGGCACCGGCAAGGAGTCCATCGGCAACCTGCCCGGCGACATGAACGCCTGGGACAAGCTCCAGCTGGGCTGGCTGAACTACGGCACCGCCAAGGCCGGCAAGAAGTCCTCGCACAAGCTGGGCGTCGCCGAGTACAACACCAGGAACAAGCAGGCCCTGGTGGTCAGCCTGCCCGACAAGGCGGTCACCACCGACATCACCCGGCCCGCGCAGGGTGCCACCCAGTGGTGGAGCGGCAGCGGCAACGACCTGAAGAACACGCTGACCCGTTCCGTCGACCTCACGGGCAAGTCCTCGGCCACGCTGAGCCTGGACGGCTGGTGGGCCATCGAGAACAACTACGACTTCCTCTACACCGAGGTGTCCACCGACGGCGGCGCCGACTGGACCGCCCTGGACGGCACCGCGGACGGCCAGGCCATCCCGCGCGACGGCGGCGGCAAGCCCGCGCTGACCGGCTCCTCGGAGACCGACAAGAAGCTGTCGTACTCCCTGGACGCCTACGCCGGCCAGAAGATCCAGCTGCGCTTCCGCTACCTCACGGACGGCGGCGTCGCGGAGAACGGCTTCACCGCGGACGAGATCACCGTGACCGCCGACGGCGCCGCGCTCTTCTCGGACGACGCCGAGTCCGCGGACAACGCGTGGACCTCGAACGGGTTCTCCCGCATCGGGGCGTCCTTCACCAAGGACTACAAGCAGTACTACATCGCCGAGAACCGGCAGTACGTGTCGTACGACACCACGCTCAAGACCGGCCCGTACAACTTCGGTTCGAAGGCGCGGCCCGACTGGGTGGAGCACTACCCGTACCAGAACGGCCTGTTGATCTGGAAGTGGGACCTGTCCCAGGCGGACAACAACACCAACGCCAAGGACCACCCGGGCGTCGGCCAGATCCTGCCGGTCGACTCGCACCCGACCGCGCTGCGCTGGAAGGACGGCACGCTGATGCGCAACCGGATGCAGGCGTACGACTCCCCGTTCAGCCTGTACCGCACGGACGGCCTCACGCTGCACAACGCGGACGTCGCGACGAAGATCAAGTCCTCGAAGGGCGTCTCGGTCTTCAACGACCACACCAGCGACTACTACGACCCGGCGAACCCGGCCGGTGGCGTGAAGGTAACTGACACCAACACCAAGATCTCGATCGTCCACGAGGCCAAGGACGGCTCGACGATCTCGGTCAAGGTCGGACCCGCGGTGAAGTAG
- a CDS encoding nicotinamidase, with the protein MRRALIAVDVQNDFCEGGSLAVAGGADVAAAITELIGQAGGTGYRHVVATRDCHIAPGGHFADDPDYVRSWPAHCVAGTEGVGFHPNFAPAVASGAIDAVFDKGAYSAAYSGFEGADENGTPLAEWLRAREIDEVDVVGVATDHCVRATALDAAREGFRTQVLLDLTAGVSPATTERALEELREAGVELLGKPVVSGG; encoded by the coding sequence ATGCGTCGCGCCTTGATCGCCGTGGATGTGCAGAACGACTTCTGCGAGGGGGGCAGCCTCGCGGTGGCGGGGGGTGCGGACGTCGCCGCCGCGATCACCGAGCTGATCGGGCAGGCGGGGGGCACCGGGTACCGCCATGTGGTGGCCACCCGGGACTGCCACATCGCGCCCGGCGGCCACTTCGCGGACGACCCGGACTACGTCCGCTCCTGGCCGGCGCACTGCGTCGCCGGCACGGAGGGGGTGGGCTTCCACCCGAACTTCGCCCCCGCGGTCGCCTCCGGGGCGATCGACGCCGTCTTCGACAAGGGTGCCTACTCCGCCGCGTACAGCGGCTTCGAGGGCGCCGACGAGAACGGCACCCCGCTCGCCGAGTGGCTGCGCGCCCGCGAGATCGACGAGGTCGACGTGGTGGGCGTCGCCACGGACCACTGCGTGCGCGCGACCGCCCTGGACGCCGCCCGGGAGGGCTTTCGCACCCAGGTCCTGCTGGACCTGACGGCGGGCGTCTCCCCGGCGACGACGGAGCGGGCCCTGGAGGAGCTGCGGGAAGCGGGCGTGGAGCTGCTGGGAAAGCCGGTCGTCAGCGGCGGCTGA